Proteins encoded in a region of the Mercenaria mercenaria strain notata chromosome 1, MADL_Memer_1, whole genome shotgun sequence genome:
- the LOC123545767 gene encoding 3-oxo-5-alpha-steroid 4-dehydrogenase 1-like gives MEWTESLYKDMIEMVSSRDLTLLYIFSSIYVVMAIIVFFILLYGITAPYGRYARGGWGIFVNGKFAWFIQEIPSFAIPVAFLIYDQHAPKFNMMPNMFLFMLFSIHYFQRACIFPFLIKGGKPTPFVPFIMALVFCLVNGYLQSASLLYHADYGPDWLTRPHLWFGTAMFVFGMAVNIHSDHILRNLRKPGETGYKIPKGGMFNYVSGANFFGEMLEWAGFAVATWSIPALAFSFFTCCNIGPRAWQHHKYYLQKFEDYPKDRKAVIPFIL, from the exons ATGGAGTGGACTGAAAGTTTATACAAAGACATGATTGAAATGGTTTCTAGCAGGGatttaacattattatatattttttcaagtaTATATGTTGTTATGGCAATTATTGTGTTTTTCATTCTATTATATGGGATAACTGCACCGTACGGAAGGTATGCACGCGGCGGGTGGGGTATTTTCGTTAATGGGAAGTTTGCGTGGTTTATACAGGAAATACCATCATTCGCAATCCCAGTAGCGTTCCTGATATATGATCAACATGCGCCCAAGTTTAACATGATGCCGAATATGTTCCTGTTCATGCTGTTTTCCATTCATTATTTCCAAAG AGCATGTATCTTTCCTTTTCTGATAAAAGGGGGGAAGCCGACACCATTCGTTCCATTCATTATGGCTCTAGTGTTTTGTCTTGTTAACGGATACCTCCAAAGTGCCTCCCTTCTCTACCACGCTGATTACGGTCCAGATTGGTTGACCAGGCCTCATCTCTGGTTTG GGACAGCGATGTTTGTGTTTGGAATGGCTGTCAATATACATTCTGATCATATTCTAAGGAATCTCAGAAAGCCCGGAGAAACTGGATACAAAATACCGAAAG gagGAATGTTTAACTACGTCTCCGGAGCAAATTTTTTCGGTGAAATGTTAGAGTGGGCGGGATTTGCAGTAGCCACGTGGTCTATTCCAGCGTTAGCGTTCTCATTCTTCACGTGCTGTAACATTGGCCCACGTGCATGGCAACATCATAA GTATTACCTACAGAAGTTTGAAGATTATCCCAAAGATCGTAAAGCTGTGATTCCATTTATTTTATGA
- the LOC123545766 gene encoding uncharacterized protein LOC123545766: MIRTPTLYRGYFRNMVDIKLSVAVFLLQICCSFAVDDSWFTELQRRMDTLEKQGVEQRAINLQQQEMLHEQDRQLAHTNNLVIELKEFIAAQTLELEKQRNATENLNEHMNKLSTLVVERDAEVKVLTAGIADLRAELEVTKVTNVKLSENASNKLKPDVSPFDETPSEILKTLNKDTPVQSNSKQTTVKIKASREDTLSFNSSLMNRQNRLVLNQEGPFAFHAVSDKHEIPHLQIDQSILFETVLLNIGGAYHSNHSLFIAETPGVYLFSVSILSFVNDRSEYTAALVKNGGNLALIYGHGDSGRHDQGSVTVVTQLKAGDEVWVKLLSSADDSIYGGRYTTFSGVMLYYL; encoded by the exons atgatAAGAACACCGACATTATACAGAGGATATTTCAGAAATATGGTAGACATAAAACTTTCTGTAGCAGTGTTTCTGTTACAAATATGCTGCTCTTTCGCAGTAGACGATAGTTGGTTCACTGAACTTCAACGACGGATGGACACTTTGGAAAAACAag GTGTCGAGCAGAGAGCAATAAATCTCCAACAACAAGAAATGCTTCATGAGCAGGATCGACAACTTGCACATACAAATAATCTGGTTATTGAATTAAAAGAATTTATAGCAGCTCAAACGTTAGAGTTGGAAAAGCAAAGAAACGCGACTGAAAATCTCAACGAACATATGAATAAACTGTCAACACTGGTGGTAGAACGTGACGCGGAGGTTAAAGTCCTTACGGCTGGTATAGCTGATCTGAGAGCTGAACTTGAAGTTACCAAGGTCACAAATGTGAAATTATCTGAAAATGCTTCCAACAAACTAAAACCTGACGTTTCACCATTTGATGAAACACCTAGTGAGATCTTAAAAACCCTGAATAAAGACACACCAGTTCAAAGTAATTCTAAACAGACTACTGTTAAAATTAAAGCTAGTCGAGAAGATACACTAAGTTTCAACAGCAGCTTGATGAATCGTCAGAATCGGTTAGTTTTGAATCAAGAAGGACCATTTGCATTTCATGCAGTCAGTGACAAACACGAAATCCCACACTTACAAATAGACCAGAGCATTCTGTTCGAAACAGTCTTGTTAAACATCGGCGGGGCATACCACTCGAATCACTCCTTGTTTATAGCAGAAACACCAGGCGTGTACTTATTTTCTGTATCAATTTTAAGCTTTGTAAACGACCGCTCAGAATACACGGCTGCGTTAGTGAAGAATGGCGGGAACCTCGCACTGATCTACGGGCACGGCGACAGTGGGCGCCACGACCAGGGCAGTGTCACCGTGGTTACACAATTAAAAGCTGGTGACGAGGTTTGGGTAAAACTTTTGTCGTCGGCTGATGACTCGATATACGGTGGCAGATATACAACCTTCAGCGGTGTGATGTTGTATTATCTGTAA